The following proteins are encoded in a genomic region of Cellulomonas sp. ES6:
- a CDS encoding PP2C family protein-serine/threonine phosphatase, translating to MSPSDAPAPQRSRRAPGVPDRVRRVLLRWGLGSQGALTLLLVGLTLLASAGIVLARPWFPPSTFVLIELLGAFLLRLRGMVVLCAAIVAQVLAIPLAGLGVFTPGTFVLQGIAVAAVLAFATHRERLGLQGAPGGLMIVDLRDRLAAHGVVPALPDGWSVQTALRSAHREAFSGDFVVTATREHGRVLELVLVDVSGKGQGAGVRSLQLSGALAGLVGQLESADFLPAANAYLLGQAWEEGFASAVHLSVDLATGDYEVASAGHLPPVHLHSGSGVVELLTVPGGPVLGVVEGARFPRVGGRIDPGDALLLYTDGLVETPGGDLDLGIDRLRGAAEDVLATRRGGADDVIARIGASEGDDRALVLVRRD from the coding sequence ATGAGCCCGAGCGACGCCCCGGCCCCGCAGCGGTCGCGCCGGGCCCCGGGCGTGCCGGACCGCGTGCGCCGGGTGCTGCTCCGCTGGGGCCTCGGGTCGCAGGGGGCGCTGACGCTCCTGCTCGTCGGGCTGACCCTGCTGGCCTCGGCCGGCATCGTGCTGGCCCGGCCGTGGTTCCCGCCGTCGACGTTCGTCCTCATCGAGCTGCTCGGGGCGTTCCTGCTGCGGCTGCGGGGCATGGTGGTGCTGTGCGCCGCGATCGTCGCGCAGGTGCTGGCCATCCCGCTGGCCGGCCTGGGGGTGTTCACGCCGGGGACGTTCGTGCTGCAGGGCATCGCGGTCGCGGCCGTGCTCGCGTTCGCGACGCACCGGGAGCGGTTGGGGCTGCAGGGCGCACCGGGCGGCCTCATGATCGTCGACCTGCGCGACCGCCTCGCGGCGCACGGCGTGGTGCCGGCGCTCCCGGACGGCTGGTCCGTGCAGACGGCGCTGCGGTCCGCCCACCGGGAGGCGTTCTCCGGCGACTTCGTCGTGACGGCCACCCGGGAGCACGGCCGCGTGCTCGAGCTCGTGCTGGTGGACGTCTCGGGCAAGGGCCAGGGCGCGGGCGTGCGGTCGCTGCAGCTCTCGGGGGCGCTCGCCGGGCTGGTGGGGCAGCTCGAGAGCGCGGACTTCCTGCCGGCCGCGAACGCGTACCTGCTGGGCCAGGCGTGGGAGGAGGGGTTCGCGAGCGCCGTGCACCTGTCGGTCGACCTGGCGACGGGTGACTACGAGGTGGCGTCCGCGGGGCACCTCCCGCCGGTGCACCTGCACTCCGGGTCCGGGGTGGTGGAGCTGCTCACCGTGCCGGGCGGCCCGGTGCTGGGTGTCGTCGAGGGCGCGCGGTTCCCGCGGGTCGGCGGGCGCATCGACCCCGGGGACGCCCTGCTGCTGTACACCGACGGGCTGGTGGAGACGCCGGGCGGCGACCTGGACCTCGGCATCGACCGGCTCCGGGGTGCCGCGGAGGACGTGCTGGCGACGCGGCGCGGCGGCGCGGACGACGTGATCGCGCGGATCGGCGCGAGCGAGGGCGACGACCGGGCGCTCGTCCTGGTGCGCCGGGACTGA
- a CDS encoding GNAT family N-acetyltransferase: MTSAPEGYRLTEITADRLPEFRALDALAFAEPAQDAETLAAVPFTVPLERAVAVEDAADEIVAVHGSYVFSLPVPGGELPCAGLTWVGVRPDHRRRGLLTAMIAAHHERSAGRGEVVSALFAAEPGIYGRFGYGSACDDVRLTLPRGAALRDVPGSDALTVRFTTLDADRHEGLVAEVHAAAGRGRPGWLQRGSDALRRTAVVDPPAWRRGGEQARLATVHDATGAPRAYAILRRTATWGDGGAEYTVQVRAAAAVDAPAAHRLWSFLLDLDLTTTVSTGMLAVDDPLLALLVDSRRAVPKLSDNLWLRLLDVPAALAGRRYAAPVDLVLGVRDARLPGNDGSWRLVTGDPVADGTHPARVERTDAAPDLTLDVRELGAAYLGGRSLTALATAGLVDAASAGALHRATTAFGWPVAPVCPWVF; encoded by the coding sequence ATGACCAGCGCACCCGAGGGCTACCGCCTGACCGAGATCACCGCCGACCGCCTCCCCGAGTTCCGGGCGCTCGACGCCCTGGCGTTCGCCGAGCCGGCGCAGGACGCCGAGACCCTCGCGGCGGTGCCGTTCACCGTGCCGCTGGAGCGCGCCGTCGCCGTCGAGGACGCCGCCGACGAGATCGTCGCGGTGCACGGCTCGTACGTGTTCAGCCTGCCCGTCCCGGGCGGCGAGCTGCCGTGCGCCGGCCTCACCTGGGTCGGTGTGCGCCCCGACCACCGTCGCCGCGGGCTGCTCACCGCGATGATCGCCGCGCACCACGAGCGCTCCGCCGGCCGCGGCGAGGTGGTGTCCGCGCTGTTCGCCGCCGAGCCGGGGATCTACGGCCGGTTCGGCTACGGGTCGGCGTGCGACGACGTGCGGCTGACGCTCCCGCGCGGCGCGGCGCTGCGCGACGTCCCGGGGTCCGACGCCCTGACCGTGCGCTTCACCACCCTGGACGCCGACCGGCACGAGGGCCTCGTCGCCGAGGTGCACGCCGCCGCCGGGCGGGGGCGCCCCGGGTGGCTGCAGCGCGGCTCGGACGCCCTGCGGCGCACCGCCGTCGTCGACCCGCCGGCGTGGCGCCGCGGCGGCGAGCAGGCGCGCCTCGCCACCGTGCACGACGCGACGGGGGCGCCGCGCGCGTACGCGATCCTCCGCCGCACGGCGACGTGGGGCGACGGCGGCGCGGAGTACACCGTGCAGGTGCGCGCCGCCGCGGCCGTCGACGCCCCGGCCGCGCACCGCCTGTGGTCGTTCCTGCTGGACCTCGACCTGACGACAACCGTCAGCACGGGGATGCTCGCCGTGGACGACCCGCTGCTCGCGCTGCTCGTCGACTCCCGGCGGGCGGTGCCGAAGCTGAGCGACAACCTGTGGCTGCGGCTGCTCGACGTGCCCGCGGCCCTCGCGGGACGCCGGTACGCGGCCCCGGTCGACCTGGTGCTGGGCGTGCGCGACGCGCGGCTGCCCGGGAACGACGGGTCCTGGCGGCTCGTCACGGGCGACCCGGTCGCGGACGGCACGCACCCGGCCCGCGTGGAGCGCACCGACGCGGCCCCGGACCTCACGCTCGACGTGCGGGAGCTCGGCGCGGCCTACCTCGGCGGCCGGAGCCTGACCGCCCTGGCGACGGCCGGCCTGGTCGACGCCGCGAGCGCCGGGGCGCTGCACCGCGCGACGACCGCGTTCGGGTGGCCCGTCGCCCCGGTCTGCCCCTGGGTGTTCTGA
- a CDS encoding ribose-5-phosphate isomerase translates to MRIHVAADHAGFELKVALVEHLRAGGHDVVDHGAAEYDPQDDYPAVCFAAGEAVVADPGSLGVVIGGSGNGEQIAANKVTGVRAALAWNLDTARLGRQHNDANVVAIGARQHSVDEALELVDAFVAEPFSQDPRHQRRIDQLAAYEAARA, encoded by the coding sequence ATGCGTATCCATGTCGCCGCCGACCACGCCGGATTCGAGCTCAAGGTCGCGCTCGTCGAGCACCTGCGCGCCGGGGGTCACGACGTCGTCGACCACGGTGCCGCCGAGTACGACCCGCAGGACGACTACCCGGCCGTGTGCTTCGCCGCCGGCGAGGCCGTCGTGGCAGACCCCGGCAGCCTCGGGGTCGTCATCGGGGGGTCGGGCAACGGCGAGCAGATCGCCGCGAACAAGGTCACCGGCGTCCGCGCCGCGCTCGCCTGGAACCTGGACACCGCGCGCCTGGGCCGCCAGCACAACGACGCGAACGTCGTCGCGATCGGCGCCCGCCAGCACTCCGTCGACGAGGCGCTGGAGCTCGTGGACGCGTTCGTCGCGGAGCCCTTCAGCCAGGACCCGCGGCACCAGCGCCGCATCGACCAGCTCGCCGCCTACGAGGCCGCGCGCGCCTGA
- a CDS encoding M13 family metallopeptidase yields the protein MTRSGIDTSAFDPAVRPQDDLYAYVNGRWVAEHVIPADRAMDGSFRALHDQAEEQVRDIIVEAGGVPDATGVQAQIGALYASFMDTDAVEAAGTAPLRPDLDAIAAATTREELTGVLGSLQRTGAAGATVFWVDNDAKDPERYVVYLHQSGLGLPDESYYRDEQYAAVLAAYRPHVARMLRLGGWAADEAAADEAAGRVVALETQLAAGHWDVVKDRDADLTYNPTTLAELATAAPGFDWDAWVRALGAPQGALDALVVREPSFAAAFAELWASEPVESWQAWLAYHATTARAPYLSSELVEANFDFHGRTLTGAQELRDRWKRGVSLVQGVLGEAVGEVYVARHFPPSHKERMEQLVANLVEAYRESITGLDWMGEETKAKALAKLDAFTPKIGYPVKWRDYSGLDLRADDLVGNVRRASAFEQDFELRKIGRPIDRDEWFMTPQTVNAYYNPGMNEIVFPAAILQPPFFDADADDAVNYGGIGAVIGHEIGHGFDDQGSKYDGQGRLEDWWTETDRAEFEKRTAALVAQYDGFSPSQLHGSHHVNGALTIGENIGDLGGLSIALRAYRIALGRPLDEAPVVDGLTGVQRVFLGWAQVWRAKGRDEEIIRRLATDPHSPDEVRCNAVVRNVDEFAEAFDLQPGDGLYLAPEQRVRIW from the coding sequence ATGACCCGCAGCGGCATCGACACCTCGGCCTTCGACCCCGCGGTGCGCCCGCAGGACGACCTCTACGCGTACGTCAACGGCCGCTGGGTGGCGGAGCACGTGATCCCCGCCGACCGCGCCATGGACGGGTCGTTCCGCGCGCTGCACGACCAGGCGGAGGAGCAGGTCCGGGACATCATCGTGGAGGCCGGCGGGGTGCCGGACGCCACGGGTGTGCAGGCGCAGATCGGCGCGCTCTACGCGAGCTTCATGGACACCGACGCCGTCGAGGCCGCCGGGACCGCGCCGCTGCGCCCCGACCTGGACGCGATCGCCGCGGCCACCACCCGGGAGGAGCTCACCGGCGTGCTGGGGTCGCTGCAGCGCACCGGCGCCGCCGGGGCCACCGTCTTCTGGGTGGACAACGACGCGAAGGACCCGGAGCGGTACGTCGTCTACCTGCACCAGTCCGGGCTGGGGCTCCCCGACGAGTCGTACTACCGCGACGAGCAGTACGCCGCGGTGCTGGCCGCGTACCGCCCGCACGTCGCGCGGATGCTGCGGCTCGGGGGCTGGGCCGCGGACGAGGCGGCCGCGGACGAGGCCGCGGGGCGCGTCGTCGCGCTCGAGACGCAGCTCGCCGCCGGCCACTGGGACGTCGTCAAGGACCGTGACGCCGACCTGACGTACAACCCGACGACGCTCGCGGAGCTCGCGACCGCCGCGCCCGGCTTCGACTGGGACGCGTGGGTGCGGGCGCTCGGCGCACCGCAGGGCGCCCTGGACGCGCTGGTCGTCCGCGAGCCGTCGTTCGCGGCCGCCTTCGCGGAGCTGTGGGCGTCCGAGCCGGTCGAGTCGTGGCAGGCGTGGCTCGCGTACCACGCGACCACCGCGCGGGCGCCGTACCTGTCGTCGGAGCTGGTCGAGGCGAACTTCGACTTCCACGGCCGCACCCTCACCGGCGCGCAGGAGCTGCGGGACCGCTGGAAGCGCGGCGTGTCCCTGGTGCAGGGCGTGCTCGGCGAGGCCGTCGGCGAGGTGTACGTCGCCCGGCACTTCCCGCCCTCCCACAAGGAGCGGATGGAGCAGCTGGTCGCGAACCTCGTCGAGGCGTACCGCGAGTCGATCACCGGGCTCGACTGGATGGGCGAGGAGACGAAGGCCAAGGCGCTCGCGAAGCTCGACGCCTTCACGCCGAAGATCGGCTACCCCGTGAAGTGGCGCGACTACTCGGGACTCGACCTGCGCGCGGACGACCTCGTCGGCAACGTGCGCCGGGCGTCCGCGTTCGAGCAGGACTTCGAGCTGCGCAAGATCGGCCGGCCGATCGACCGCGACGAGTGGTTCATGACGCCGCAGACCGTGAACGCGTACTACAACCCCGGCATGAACGAGATCGTGTTCCCCGCCGCGATCCTGCAGCCGCCGTTCTTCGACGCCGACGCGGACGACGCGGTCAACTACGGCGGCATCGGCGCGGTGATCGGCCACGAGATCGGCCACGGGTTCGACGACCAGGGCTCGAAGTACGACGGCCAGGGCCGCCTCGAGGACTGGTGGACCGAGACGGACCGGGCGGAGTTCGAGAAGCGCACGGCCGCGCTGGTCGCGCAGTACGACGGCTTCTCGCCCTCCCAGCTCCACGGGTCGCACCACGTCAACGGCGCCCTGACGATCGGCGAGAACATCGGCGACCTCGGCGGGCTGTCCATCGCGCTGCGGGCGTACCGGATCGCGCTCGGCCGGCCGCTGGACGAGGCGCCGGTGGTCGACGGGCTGACCGGGGTGCAGCGGGTGTTCCTCGGCTGGGCGCAGGTGTGGCGCGCCAAGGGCCGCGACGAGGAGATCATCCGCCGCCTCGCGACCGACCCGCACTCCCCCGACGAGGTCCGCTGCAACGCCGTGGTGCGCAACGTCGACGAGTTCGCCGAGGCGTTCGACCTGCAGCCCGGCGACGGCCTCTACCTCGCGCCGGAGCAGCGCGTCCGGATCTGGTGA
- a CDS encoding EamA family transporter, translated as MTTGTADVPDAGPLLRSPGRRRVLQAMGLIALGSLGIQTSSALSAGLFGALGPASVSSLRLALAAAVLLVVLRPRLRGRSRTQWAGIVVYGVAMAAMNLSLYAAIDRIPLGVAVTLEFLGPCAVALLASRHLREGLCAVAALVGVGLISGPGGAFDLAGYAFALAAAVFFALYTVFADRVGKADDGLSGLALSVTVAALVALPWGAGRVAEVTAGQWGVLAASAVIGVVVPYSVDTVAARLTSARVVGTLFSIDPAMGALVALVVLGQSTGPAAVAGIAVVSLAGALLVAVSGRDRHPAPTP; from the coding sequence GTGACCACCGGCACCGCCGACGTGCCCGACGCCGGCCCGCTGCTCCGGTCGCCCGGGCGTCGCCGCGTGCTCCAGGCGATGGGTCTCATCGCGCTGGGCTCGCTGGGCATCCAGACGTCGTCCGCGCTGTCGGCGGGCCTGTTCGGGGCGCTCGGCCCGGCGTCGGTCAGCTCGCTGCGCCTGGCGCTGGCCGCGGCCGTGCTGCTGGTCGTGCTCCGGCCGCGGCTGCGCGGGCGGTCGCGCACCCAGTGGGCGGGCATCGTCGTGTACGGCGTCGCGATGGCGGCGATGAACCTCAGCCTGTACGCGGCGATCGACCGGATCCCGCTCGGGGTCGCGGTCACGCTCGAGTTCCTCGGTCCGTGCGCGGTGGCGCTGCTCGCGTCCCGGCACCTCCGGGAGGGGCTGTGCGCCGTCGCGGCGCTGGTCGGCGTCGGTCTCATCTCCGGGCCCGGCGGGGCGTTCGACCTGGCGGGCTACGCGTTCGCCCTGGCCGCCGCCGTGTTCTTCGCGCTGTACACCGTGTTCGCGGACCGGGTGGGCAAGGCCGACGACGGGCTGTCCGGCCTGGCGCTGTCCGTCACGGTCGCCGCGCTGGTCGCCCTGCCGTGGGGCGCCGGCCGGGTCGCCGAGGTCACGGCCGGCCAGTGGGGCGTCCTCGCGGCGTCCGCGGTGATCGGCGTCGTCGTGCCCTACAGCGTCGACACGGTCGCGGCGCGCCTCACGTCGGCCCGGGTGGTCGGCACGCTGTTCAGCATCGACCCCGCGATGGGCGCGCTCGTGGCCCTGGTCGTGCTCGGCCAGAGCACCGGCCCGGCGGCGGTCGCCGGCATCGCGGTGGTGTCCCTCGCGGGCGCCCTCCTGGTCGCGGTCTCCGGCCGCGACCGCCACCCCGCCCCGACCCCCTGA
- a CDS encoding DsbA family protein codes for MTDTQPPATRDTADFWFDPACPWAWMTSRWMDEVQRVRDVDVRWHVMSLAVLNEGRDLPEEYRAAMDDAWAAVRVLIAAQELYGAEHLKPLYDALGTRRHPGGRTDTWAVIRESLDEVGLPQSLVAYGDTDEFDEQLRASHAEAIALVGDEVGTPVVAVNGTAFFGPVMTPAPRGEDAGRLWDGFVLVTGVPGFYELKRTRTKGPVFD; via the coding sequence GTGACCGACACGCAGCCGCCCGCCACCCGCGACACCGCCGACTTCTGGTTCGACCCGGCCTGCCCCTGGGCCTGGATGACCTCGCGGTGGATGGACGAGGTGCAGCGGGTGCGCGACGTGGACGTGCGCTGGCACGTCATGAGCCTCGCGGTGCTGAACGAGGGGCGCGACCTCCCCGAGGAGTACCGGGCGGCCATGGACGACGCCTGGGCTGCGGTCCGCGTGCTGATCGCGGCCCAGGAGCTGTACGGCGCCGAGCACCTCAAGCCGCTGTACGACGCGCTGGGCACGCGGCGCCACCCCGGTGGCAGGACGGACACCTGGGCGGTCATCCGGGAGTCGCTCGACGAGGTCGGCCTCCCGCAGTCCCTCGTCGCGTACGGCGACACCGACGAGTTCGACGAGCAGCTGCGCGCCTCGCACGCGGAGGCGATCGCCCTGGTCGGCGACGAGGTCGGGACGCCCGTGGTCGCCGTCAACGGCACCGCGTTCTTCGGGCCGGTCATGACGCCCGCGCCGCGCGGCGAGGACGCCGGCCGGCTCTGGGACGGGTTCGTGCTGGTCACCGGCGTGCCCGGCTTCTACGAGCTCAAGCGCACCCGGACCAAGGGTCCGGTCTTCGACTGA
- the pepN gene encoding aminopeptidase N has protein sequence MPAENLTRDEARTRADLVDVRSYDVTLDLTTGPATFASTTTVRFTSREAGASTFLDLIAPAVHRVVLNGTELDPADVVADSRIRLDGLAEENVVVVEADCAYMNTGEGLHRFVDPVDDEVYLYSQFEVADSRRVFAVFEQPDLKATFAFTVTAPAHWVVVSNSPEAGAPVPVEGGSNRNGGRDEGTATWTFEPTPRLSSYVTAVVAGPYHHEHGELTSSDGRTIPLGVYCRGSLAQHLDTANILDVTRAGFAFYEEQFAVPYPFAKYDQLFVPEFNAGAMENAGAVTFLESYVFRSKVPEATVERRAVTILHELAHMWFGDLVTMRWWDDLWLNESFAEYASTLATAEATPWTTAWTTFSSLEKGWAYRQDQLPSTHPIAADIRDLEDVEVNFDGITYAKGASVLKQLVAWVGQEQFFAGVRQYFQKHAWGNTELRDLLTELESTSGRDLSAWSALWLEQSGVTLLRPQIASETGADGVERITALAVRQEVPATHPVQRPHRLVVGGYDVVPGPDGGSRLERTVRVELDVDGELTPVPQLVGERRPDLLLLNDEDLAYAKVRLDERSLATAIAHLGDFGGSLPRTLVWAAVWDATRDGETPARDYVDLLLGNIAHETDSSVVLVLLRQLHTALDLYVAAEHRSATEVAAADRLWTLATDAPGGSDTQLQLVKAFAARASTPEQLDAVEALLDGGTRLDGLSIDTDLRWELLTSLVAGGRAGAEQIDAQLEADPTATGQRAAAAARAAVPTAEAKAAAWQAVVESDALPNALQAATIGGFGRVHDRTLLRPYVAPYFEVLEKVWAEKTNEMAQNIVTGLYPTELADDAEADVAGATDAWLAAHPDAAPALRRLVVEARDGVRRTLAAQAADRHYHEA, from the coding sequence GTGCCCGCAGAGAACCTGACCCGTGACGAGGCCCGCACCCGGGCCGACCTGGTGGACGTCCGGTCCTACGACGTGACGCTCGACCTGACCACGGGACCGGCGACCTTCGCGTCGACGACCACGGTCCGGTTCACCAGCCGCGAGGCGGGGGCGAGCACGTTCCTCGACCTCATCGCGCCGGCGGTGCACCGCGTCGTCCTCAACGGCACCGAGCTGGACCCGGCCGACGTCGTCGCCGACTCGCGGATCCGCCTGGACGGCCTGGCGGAGGAGAACGTGGTCGTGGTCGAGGCCGACTGCGCCTACATGAACACCGGCGAGGGCCTGCACCGGTTCGTGGACCCGGTGGACGACGAGGTGTACCTGTACTCGCAGTTCGAGGTCGCCGACTCCCGCCGGGTGTTCGCGGTGTTCGAGCAGCCCGACCTCAAGGCGACGTTCGCGTTCACGGTCACCGCGCCGGCGCACTGGGTCGTCGTGTCGAACTCCCCCGAGGCCGGCGCCCCGGTCCCCGTCGAGGGCGGCAGCAACCGCAACGGCGGCCGCGACGAGGGCACCGCCACCTGGACGTTCGAGCCGACGCCGCGCCTCTCGTCCTACGTCACCGCCGTCGTCGCCGGGCCGTACCACCACGAGCACGGCGAGCTGACCAGCAGCGACGGCCGGACGATCCCGCTCGGCGTCTACTGCCGCGGCTCGCTGGCGCAGCACCTGGACACCGCCAACATCCTGGACGTCACGCGGGCGGGCTTCGCGTTCTACGAGGAGCAGTTCGCGGTCCCCTACCCGTTCGCGAAGTACGACCAGCTCTTCGTCCCGGAGTTCAACGCCGGCGCGATGGAGAACGCCGGCGCGGTGACGTTCCTCGAGTCGTACGTGTTCCGGTCCAAGGTGCCGGAGGCCACGGTCGAGCGCCGAGCGGTGACGATCCTGCACGAGCTCGCGCACATGTGGTTCGGCGACCTGGTCACCATGCGCTGGTGGGACGACCTGTGGCTGAACGAGTCGTTCGCCGAGTACGCCTCGACGCTCGCGACCGCCGAGGCCACGCCGTGGACGACCGCCTGGACGACGTTCTCGTCGCTGGAGAAGGGCTGGGCGTACCGCCAGGACCAGCTCCCGTCGACGCACCCGATCGCCGCGGACATCCGCGACCTCGAGGACGTCGAGGTGAACTTCGACGGCATCACGTACGCGAAGGGCGCGAGCGTCCTCAAGCAGCTCGTCGCGTGGGTCGGCCAGGAGCAGTTCTTCGCCGGTGTCCGGCAGTACTTCCAGAAGCACGCGTGGGGCAACACCGAGCTGCGCGACCTGCTGACCGAGCTCGAGTCGACCTCCGGCCGCGACCTGTCGGCGTGGTCGGCGCTGTGGCTGGAGCAGTCCGGCGTGACGCTGCTGCGCCCGCAGATCGCCTCGGAGACCGGTGCGGACGGCGTGGAGCGCATCACCGCGCTGGCCGTGCGCCAGGAGGTCCCCGCCACGCACCCCGTGCAGCGCCCGCACCGCCTGGTGGTCGGCGGCTACGACGTGGTGCCCGGCCCGGACGGCGGCTCGCGCCTGGAGCGCACCGTGCGCGTGGAGCTCGACGTGGACGGCGAGCTCACGCCCGTCCCGCAGCTCGTGGGCGAGCGCCGCCCCGACCTGCTGCTGCTCAACGACGAGGACCTGGCGTACGCCAAGGTCCGCCTGGACGAGCGCTCGCTCGCCACGGCGATCGCGCACCTCGGCGACTTCGGCGGGTCCCTGCCGCGGACGCTCGTGTGGGCGGCCGTCTGGGACGCGACGCGCGACGGCGAGACCCCGGCCCGCGACTACGTGGACCTGCTGCTCGGCAACATCGCGCACGAGACGGACTCGTCCGTCGTCCTGGTGCTGCTGCGCCAGCTCCACACCGCACTCGACCTCTACGTCGCGGCCGAGCACCGGTCGGCCACCGAGGTCGCCGCCGCGGACCGCCTGTGGACCCTCGCCACCGACGCCCCCGGCGGCAGCGACACCCAGCTCCAGCTCGTGAAGGCGTTCGCGGCGCGGGCGTCCACGCCCGAGCAGCTCGACGCGGTCGAGGCGCTGCTGGACGGCGGCACCCGGCTGGACGGCCTGTCGATCGACACCGACCTGCGCTGGGAGCTGCTGACGTCCCTGGTCGCGGGCGGTCGTGCCGGGGCCGAGCAGATCGACGCCCAGCTCGAGGCCGACCCCACCGCGACCGGGCAGCGCGCCGCGGCCGCCGCCCGCGCCGCCGTGCCGACCGCCGAGGCGAAGGCCGCCGCCTGGCAGGCCGTCGTCGAGTCGGACGCGCTGCCCAACGCGCTGCAGGCGGCGACGATCGGCGGCTTCGGCCGGGTGCACGACCGCACGCTGCTGCGGCCGTACGTGGCGCCGTACTTCGAGGTGCTCGAGAAGGTCTGGGCCGAGAAGACCAACGAGATGGCGCAGAACATCGTCACGGGGCTGTACCCGACGGAGCTCGCGGACGACGCCGAGGCCGACGTGGCGGGCGCGACCGACGCGTGGCTGGCGGCACACCCGGACGCCGCGCCCGCGCTGCGCCGGCTGGTGGTCGAGGCGCGCGACGGCGTCCGCCGCACGCTCGCCGCGCAGGCCGCGGACCGCCACTACCACGAGGCCTGA
- a CDS encoding toxin, which yields MTSAQPRLRRVRVVGNSGAGKTTFARELARRLGVPHRELDEVFWGPGWVKKEPEVGRALLREFLDASPDGWVVDGNWTTARQGLADDVDAIVWLDYPRRVVMPRVVRRTLARAVLRRPVYHGNTESLRSFLRRDPEQNIVLWAWTQHGAYRRQYLALAASGTVPVVRLRSPRAATRWLAGVTGTR from the coding sequence GTGACCTCGGCACAGCCGCGGCTGCGGCGCGTCCGGGTGGTGGGCAACTCCGGCGCGGGCAAGACCACGTTCGCCCGGGAGCTGGCGCGCCGGCTGGGGGTGCCGCACCGCGAGCTCGACGAGGTGTTCTGGGGCCCGGGCTGGGTCAAGAAGGAGCCCGAGGTCGGCCGCGCGCTGCTCCGGGAGTTCCTCGACGCCTCGCCGGACGGCTGGGTCGTCGACGGCAACTGGACGACCGCCCGGCAGGGCCTCGCCGACGACGTGGACGCGATCGTCTGGCTGGACTACCCGCGCCGCGTCGTCATGCCGCGGGTCGTGCGGCGGACCCTCGCGCGGGCGGTGCTGCGCCGGCCCGTCTACCACGGCAACACCGAGTCGCTGCGCTCGTTCCTGCGGCGCGACCCGGAGCAGAACATCGTGCTGTGGGCGTGGACGCAGCACGGGGCCTACCGGCGGCAGTACCTCGCGCTCGCGGCGTCCGGGACGGTGCCGGTGGTCCGGCTGCGCAGCCCGCGCGCGGCGACGCGGTGGCTCGCGGGGGTCACCGGCACCCGGTGA